One region of Drosophila teissieri strain GT53w chromosome 2L, Prin_Dtei_1.1, whole genome shotgun sequence genomic DNA includes:
- the LOC122625886 gene encoding phosphorylated adapter RNA export protein, with amino-acid sequence MMELHSNDVELEDGELSESDDDGVYTPLQRPAGAEKVASPLTTCHQIQTALEDESQSNSDSSTAESSEDGCIKKLRTDSSGPGGHKKQKKRIRRTVMRRVPPTDAEMQPNRTRFKKYNVWASALQEDALSENMRGCDVTRSGRDRNVENYDFSLRYRLNGENSLKRRLSNSSEDGGEFSHPAQKRGRPSSRPITGNQQRGLVKSRLGHRSRRGTSSASGSSDSCEPRHILDLNEVGERDPSDVANEMATKLYEDKDELLVRVVEVLGIDLCLEIYKETQRIEADGGMMIKNGNRRRTPGGVFLFLLKHHDNITQEQQKRIFSEDRQSLSKSRKQIETLMRDRKVEELKKCLSKQVTELPTLNQRKEYYMQGDEQREDKLPGNLSNPPPSPVGAGQEQDSPEYRTHEININLVDNAELPSTSKAAAAAQGAPLKDLISYDDDFLSVNCGDMDFF; translated from the exons CTATCGGAGAGCGACGATGATGGCGTTTACACGCCGCTGCAGCGACCTGCAGGTGCGGAGAAGGTGGCCAGTCCCCTTACCACCTGCCACCAGATCCAGACGGCGCTGGAGGACGAATCACAAAGCAACAGCGACTCCTCGACGGCGGAATCTTCCGAGGACGGGTGCATCAAAAAGCTGCGCACGGATTCCAGCGGACCCGGTGGCCACAAGAAGCAGAAAAAGCGAATTCGGCGCACGGTAATGCGACGCGTTCCACCCACGGATGCTGAGATGCAGCCGAATCGAACCCGTTTTAAGAAGTACAACGTGTGGGCTTCCGCCCTGCAAGAGGATGCGCTCAGCGAGAATATGCGTGGCTGCGATGTTACCCGAAGTGGTCGGGATCGAAATGTAGAGAACTACGACTTCTCACTGCGATATCGGCTTAACGGCGAGAACAGCCTAAAGCGACGACTCTCAAACTCCTCGGAAGACGGCGGTGAATTTTCCCATCCAGCCCAGAAAAGGGGAAGACCTTCTAGTCGGCCCATCACCGGGAATCAACAACGCGGGTTGGTCAAAAGTAGACTCGGACACCGGTCACGTCGTGGCACATCCTCAGCCAGCGGATCATCCGATTCCTGCGAGCCCAGACACATTCTGGACTTAAACGAAGTGGGTGAGAGGGATCCTTCGGATGTAGCTAACGAAATGGCCACCAAACTGTACGAAGATAAGGACGAGTTACTTG TTCGAGTTGTGGAGGTCCTTGGCATAGATTTGTGCTTAGAGATCTACAAAGAAACTCAGCGCATTGAAGCCGATGGCGGCATGATGATCAAA AACGGCAACCGGAGACGTACACCAGGCGGTGTATTCTTGTTCCTGCTAAAGCACCACGATAACATTActcaggagcagcagaagcgcaTTTTTAGTGAGGATCGCCAGAGCCTAAGCAAGTCGCGAAAGCAGATCGAAACGCTGATGCGGGACCGAAAGGTAGAGGAGTTAAAGAAGTGCCTCAGCAAGCAGGTCACAGAACTGCCCACGTTAAATCAGCGCAAGGAGTACTACATGCAGGGTGACGAGCAAAGGGAAGATAAGCTACCGGGCAACT TGTCCAACCCGCCACCCTCCCCCGTTGGTGCTGGACAGGAGCAGGATAGCCCTGAGTACAGAACCCACGAGATCAACATAAACCTTGTGGACAACGCCGAACTTCCCTCCACATCcaaagcagcagcggcggctcAGGGAGCGCCACTGAAGGATTTAATCAGCTACGACGACGACTTTCTGAGCGTTAATTGCGGGGACATGGACTTTTTCTAG